A DNA window from Helianthus annuus cultivar XRQ/B chromosome 15, HanXRQr2.0-SUNRISE, whole genome shotgun sequence contains the following coding sequences:
- the LOC110914467 gene encoding uncharacterized protein LOC110914467, giving the protein MRTKVAFPVVDFFAKNNWAKYGLSRMMMNAHGFFFFKFKTKEGMDQMLEDGPWMIRNVPIILKEWSASIKLEKEDLKAIPVWVKMHDVPLAAVTEDGLSLLASKIGVPIMLDSYTATMCAESWGRSSYARALIEVQAGVELRKSVTVAIPSMDGSGYSKVEVKIDYDWEPLRCPSYCVFGHDDSLCPKNIQVSSSGDAEKNNDEFQMFLKIKD; this is encoded by the exons ATGAGAACGAAGGTGGCATTTCCTGTGGTTGATTTCTTTGCAAAGAATAATTGGGCGAAATATGGGTTGTCAAGAATGATGATGAATGCTCACGGGTTTTTCTTCTTTAAGTTCAAAACGAAAGAAGGGATGGATCAAATGTTAGAGGATGGTCCGTGGATGATAAGAAATGTTCCAATAATTTTGAAAGAGTGGTCGGCCTCTATCAAGTTGGAAAAAGAGGATTTAAAAGCTAttccagtttgggtcaagatgcatgatgtCCCGTTAGCGGCAGTTACTGAGGATGGGCTCAGTTTACTTGCATCTAAGATTGGGGTGCCTATAATGTTAGATTCGTATACTGCCACAATGTGTGCGGAATCTTGGGGAAGAAGCAGCTATGCAAGAGCTCTTATTGAAGTGCAAGCGGGGGTTGAGTTAAGAAAGAGTGTTACTGTGGCTATCCCATCTATGGATGGTAGTGGGTATTCAAAGGTGGAAGTCAAGATTGATTATGATTGGGAGCCTCTAAGGTGCCCCTCTTATTGTGTGTTTGGTCATGATGACAGCTTGTGCCCGAAGAACATTCAGGTATCTTCTAGTGGGGATGCTGAAAAGAATAATGATGAATTTCAG ATGTTCTTGAAGATTAAAGATTAG